A portion of the Bacillus marinisedimentorum genome contains these proteins:
- a CDS encoding amidohydrolase family protein — MKIFDAHLHIIDKRFPLFPNQGYLPDTFSCSDYLESTKSLNVIGGAVVSGSFQGFDQSYLIDAIQTLGENYAGVTQLPSDTRDEEIIRLNELGVRALRFNVNRGGSEDISRLDYFARRVYELAGWHTELYINSTRLPDVSSIIEKLPAVSVDHLGLSRDGFDHLLSLVDKGVKVKATGFGRIDFDPGEAMKHIYSINPEALMFGTDLPSTRAGRPFLLSDVDLILNNMEEEQAEKILFKNALNWYLK, encoded by the coding sequence ATTAAAATATTTGATGCACACTTACATATCATAGATAAGAGGTTTCCTTTGTTTCCGAATCAAGGCTACCTTCCCGATACCTTTTCGTGCAGTGACTATTTAGAGAGCACCAAAAGTTTAAATGTTATTGGGGGAGCTGTTGTGTCGGGTTCCTTTCAGGGTTTTGATCAATCGTATTTGATTGATGCAATCCAAACCTTGGGTGAAAACTATGCCGGAGTTACACAGCTTCCCTCTGATACTCGGGATGAAGAAATAATTAGGCTTAACGAATTAGGGGTAAGGGCGCTTCGGTTCAATGTCAATCGCGGCGGTTCCGAAGATATCTCCCGGCTGGACTATTTCGCGAGAAGGGTCTACGAGTTGGCCGGATGGCATACGGAGTTATACATAAACTCTACTCGATTGCCGGATGTCTCTTCTATTATCGAAAAGCTTCCCGCTGTTTCAGTCGACCATCTCGGCTTATCCAGGGATGGGTTTGATCATTTGCTCTCATTGGTGGACAAGGGGGTTAAAGTCAAAGCAACCGGTTTTGGCAGAATTGATTTTGATCCAGGTGAAGCGATGAAGCATATTTATTCCATAAATCCCGAAGCACTCATGTTTGGCACAGATTTGCCATCAACAAGAGCCGGCAGACCCTTTCTGCTTTCCGATGTGGATTTAATTCTCAATAATATGGAAGAAGAACAGGCTGAAAAGATATTATTCAAGAATGCACTTAATTGGTATTTGAAGTAA
- a CDS encoding histidine phosphatase family protein, with protein MITLYITRHGETVWNTEKRMQGWRDSELTENGIRNAVLLGDRLRDIPFDAIYSSPSTRTRSTADLIKAEKDIPVIFDENLKEINLGKWEGKTVSFIEKHYSDQFHCFWNTPHLYTAQTGENFGDLKNRVLEFLTSLRENHSSGTVLIVTHSVVIKTMLSHFKNEPLEKLWDPPFIHDTSLTIVELNGETYKIVTEGDISHRVFEEIEN; from the coding sequence TTGATAACTTTGTACATAACAAGACACGGCGAGACGGTATGGAATACGGAAAAACGGATGCAGGGATGGCGTGATTCCGAGTTAACGGAAAACGGGATTCGAAACGCCGTATTGCTTGGGGATAGACTCAGAGATATTCCGTTTGATGCGATTTATTCAAGTCCCAGTACACGGACGCGGTCAACCGCAGACTTAATAAAAGCAGAAAAAGACATTCCGGTCATTTTTGATGAAAACTTGAAGGAGATCAACTTGGGGAAATGGGAAGGCAAAACGGTTTCATTTATTGAGAAGCACTACTCCGATCAATTTCACTGCTTCTGGAATACACCTCACCTATATACAGCGCAAACGGGTGAGAACTTTGGTGACTTGAAAAACAGGGTGCTGGAATTTTTAACTTCACTTCGAGAAAATCATTCATCGGGAACTGTCCTGATTGTTACACATTCGGTTGTCATCAAGACAATGTTATCCCACTTTAAAAATGAACCGCTGGAGAAATTGTGGGATCCTCCTTTCATTCATGATACAAGCTTGACAATAGTGGAATTGAACGGTGAAACATACAAGATTGTCACTGAAGGAGATATCTCACACAGGGTATTTGAGGAAATTGAAAACTAA
- a CDS encoding class I SAM-dependent methyltransferase — MKLIDRTKAYIDNHYKTPKGLLGMYIGEKMVRQHEPETRWTIELMKLQQGESVLDLGCGAGLAVKLILERFAVEQVVGLDLSPVMIRSAKRRNKKELGKRAKFVKAGMNSLPFQDKQFDKVFSIHTIYFWDDFPETVSEIMRVLKPGGSFIVTLTNGKNDEIWEGVNTLVEEKLIPSMETYSCVDVQIVKGPNSRQFHTIAVMGKKKA, encoded by the coding sequence ATGAAGTTAATTGATAGGACTAAAGCATATATTGATAACCACTATAAAACACCTAAAGGTCTTTTAGGAATGTACATCGGTGAAAAAATGGTCCGTCAACATGAACCGGAAACGAGATGGACGATTGAGCTGATGAAATTACAACAGGGCGAGAGTGTACTGGATCTTGGGTGTGGTGCGGGTTTAGCAGTGAAGCTCATACTTGAGCGTTTTGCAGTGGAACAAGTAGTAGGGCTCGATCTTTCACCTGTTATGATACGCTCAGCTAAAAGAAGAAACAAAAAAGAACTAGGAAAAAGAGCAAAGTTTGTGAAAGCTGGCATGAACAGCTTGCCGTTCCAGGACAAGCAATTTGACAAGGTTTTTAGCATACATACAATTTACTTCTGGGATGATTTCCCCGAAACGGTGTCAGAAATAATGAGAGTATTAAAACCAGGCGGTTCATTTATTGTCACTCTCACCAATGGCAAAAACGATGAAATCTGGGAGGGGGTAAATACACTTGTAGAAGAAAAACTTATCCCTTCAATGGAAACGTATTCCTGTGTTGATGTTCAAATAGTAAAAGGTCCAAATTCAAGGCAGTTTCATACAATTGCCGTAATGGGCAAAAAGAAAGCCTGA
- a CDS encoding GreA/GreB family elongation factor: protein MPVKITPKGEQLILQQIADFEQRLKQVRMDKNSAYHACGDDKLANPNFHKLEQEERILEERIREVKNTYKNAELIKFDSRNTEKVEIGSIVKCSFEYPDFLEEEIYEIVGYGESNIEENKLFYGTPIAMKLIGLKTGEETILSVPSGKVKCKVIEMYSTWDEAGHQ, encoded by the coding sequence ATGCCAGTTAAAATCACACCTAAGGGAGAGCAATTGATTCTTCAGCAAATAGCCGATTTTGAACAACGTTTAAAGCAAGTGCGTATGGATAAAAATAGTGCCTATCATGCTTGCGGCGATGACAAGTTAGCCAATCCCAATTTTCATAAATTAGAGCAAGAAGAACGTATATTGGAAGAACGCATTCGCGAAGTTAAAAATACGTATAAAAATGCTGAACTTATTAAGTTTGATTCGCGTAACACGGAAAAAGTCGAGATCGGCTCGATCGTGAAGTGTTCGTTTGAGTATCCAGATTTTTTGGAAGAAGAAATTTATGAAATCGTCGGATACGGTGAATCGAATATAGAGGAAAACAAACTTTTCTATGGTACACCAATTGCGATGAAGTTGATAGGATTAAAAACTGGTGAGGAAACCATTTTGTCAGTTCCTTCTGGAAAAGTGAAGTGCAAGGTTATAGAGATGTATAGTACATGGGACGAAGCAGGGCATCAGTAA
- the resA gene encoding thiol-disulfide oxidoreductase ResA, whose translation MQKKRNRQLFRIAVLAILFGALGFTLYTNFFNSKDVVGIGDPAPNFVLTDMEGNRVELAELRGKGVFLNFWGTWCEPCKEEMPYMQSQYEVFKDRGVEIIAVNVDETKLAVNRFANTYGLTFPIVIDKGEVLDAYGVNPLPTTFLIDKDGKIVDKITASMSEQEVADYMKRIEP comes from the coding sequence GTGCAGAAAAAGAGAAATCGCCAGTTGTTTCGGATAGCTGTTCTTGCTATTCTATTTGGAGCGCTTGGATTTACGCTCTATACCAACTTTTTTAATAGTAAAGATGTAGTCGGAATAGGAGACCCGGCCCCGAACTTCGTGCTGACGGATATGGAAGGCAACCGGGTTGAACTGGCCGAGCTAAGAGGAAAAGGGGTATTCCTCAACTTCTGGGGTACATGGTGCGAACCGTGCAAAGAGGAAATGCCTTACATGCAAAGCCAGTATGAAGTTTTCAAAGACAGAGGCGTGGAAATTATTGCAGTGAATGTCGATGAAACGAAACTTGCCGTCAATCGGTTCGCCAATACATACGGCCTGACGTTCCCAATTGTGATTGATAAGGGTGAAGTATTGGATGCTTATGGAGTCAATCCGCTGCCGACGACCTTTTTAATTGATAAAGACGGCAAAATCGTCGATAAAATAACCGCAAGCATGTCTGAGCAAGAAGTTGCGGACTACATGAAAAGGATAGAACCATAA
- a CDS encoding SHOCT domain-containing protein: MGGGGMMNGGWGMTGGWFVPLLVVILIAVGIMYFMRNNDGNRKQNQSGSLDILKERYAKGEITEEEFERKKAKLDLDN, from the coding sequence ATGGGCGGCGGAGGTATGATGAACGGCGGCTGGGGAATGACAGGCGGCTGGTTTGTACCACTTCTTGTTGTTATTCTCATAGCTGTCGGCATCATGTATTTTATGAGAAACAATGATGGCAATCGGAAGCAAAATCAATCCGGTTCACTGGATATATTGAAAGAACGATACGCCAAAGGAGAAATTACAGAAGAAGAATTTGAACGCAAAAAAGCAAAATTGGATTTGGATAATTAA